ACTATTCTACAAGAAAGTTAAATACTCTAAAAAAGGCTCTTAATTCAGCCAATGAAACAATAGAAGTACTTAACAATCCTAAAAATTTTGATAGATTAACAGAAAGTATAAAGCAATACAACACTAATAGATTATTATCAATCAAAGGGTTTGAAAATGCTTAATATTTTATTTACTCCAAATGCTTGGGAAGATATACAAGAGTTAGAAAAAGAAGATAAAAAATTATATCAAAAAGCTAAAAAAATGATAACTGAAAGTGCAAGAGATCCACTTAATAGAAGTGGAAAAGCAGAAAAGTTAAAAGGCAAAAATTTTGAAGGTTGTTATTCAAAAAGAATTGATAAAAAACATAGAATAATCTACAAGTTTAATGAAGGAGAATTAATTATTTTGGCTTGTTTTGGACACTATGATTGATTGAAAGTCTGTACCTAAATAAAGGGCAGACTTTTTTATTTTAAAAATTTAATACAATATGGAGGGTTATTTATGAAAAAAATATTGCTGATTTTTTTATTATTTAGTAAAATGTTTACAAATAGCTTCGCTATTCCCGTTTATGATGCGGCGAATCATCAGCAAAATATGGCAAATTATCAAATGATGTTGCTTCAAAAAATTGAAATGATAAAAACAGCAACAGAAAACGCATTACAAACACAGCAACAAATACAACAATTGCAGAATGATGCAACCAATTTATCACAAATAGGAGCAACTATTTTAGGACAAGAAAATCAAGCTCTGTTAGATGGGATAGATAGCTTAGTAAAAATAAATGATAATTCACAATCTTTAATTAGAAACCAACAAAATTTTGATAAAAATTATGAGAATTTATTTCAAAAGATTGAGAAATATAAAAATATGGATAGAGAGCAACTTGAAAGAGAAAGTTTAAAGTTATCAAGAGAAATGAATAGTAATTTAAAAACTTCTATGAAAGTAACAACTACAATGCAAAATCAAATGTCAAGAGAAAAAAATAGATTAAATTC
This region of Cetobacterium somerae ATCC BAA-474 genomic DNA includes:
- a CDS encoding Txe/YoeB family addiction module toxin, coding for MLNILFTPNAWEDIQELEKEDKKLYQKAKKMITESARDPLNRSGKAEKLKGKNFEGCYSKRIDKKHRIIYKFNEGELIILACFGHYD